Below is a genomic region from Candidatus Aegiribacteria sp..
CATCCCAGACTATATCACCGGGAATCTGCTGCCCTGCGCTGGGAAGATCGTTTCTGTAGTAGTAAGGTGGTGAGGCGGAAGTATTCTTGTTGTATTCGCGCTGAACCGTTTTTCCGTAGATATTCATGTAGGTGTCACGGACCGTCTCACATGTGAAGCAGAACCAGCGTTGCGCAACCGTGCTGGAACCGCTGGTTGCCTGGAAATATCCCGCGCAGAGAACATTCCCCCAGAAACCAGCGTCCATCAGCGGGTCGAATTGCCATTTGAGGATTTTTTCCTGCACTATGGGATAATCAATTGTGGAAGTTACGAACCTGCTGTGAAAGATATCGGCCCTGAAATCGCTTGAGCCGTCCATGCATACATATCTGTTATCGGTATCGACAAAATGGTCACCGTAAAAGTCAAGGGTACCGGTTCCTGCGGTTAAATCTTCATCATCTCCAACGAAAAGAATGAAACTTGGTGGTATAACCCATGTATCGTAGGCGTTCTGTATGTAATCCTTGATCTGTGTCTCGTTCCAACTTCCGGCTCCCACAATGGCGGTAAGGTAGCCCTGGTCCATTTTAGCATCGATGAAAACGTCCATCAAGGTGTCAACAAAACCATCGCCTGCGATTATCAACAGATCGGCTGCGGTGATATCTCTTGCCTGCTCCATGTTATAGGCTTTCACCGGCTCACAGTTCTCGGAGTTGATGGAATTTCGGGGTTCACCGAGTATTTCCGAATTGATTAGGGTTCTGTACGTATTTATAAAGAATCTGCTCTGAAGCCTCGGGTCGACATGAACGGTGCCGCCAAGATCAACAGTAACGCGAAGTTTAGGGGTTACCGTCAGGAGCCCTGTTTCAGCATCCCAATGGAAGGGAATGATATTGAACCTGCCCATATTCACTCCGCGAAGGGTTCCGGAATCCTCGAACACGGCTTCCTGCGAGGGGTATGCGCCATGGCTGTAAGCTTCCGGCAGGTATGTGAAGGGGACCTGCTCGTAGGAATTATCCACAGGAATGGGCTGCATGGGAGAAGGAGTAATGTTCATGATTACAACCGGCTCCTCAAGCACCTCTACGCTGATGGATACGTTGGGGTTGTCAGGTATGGCAGCCATGAAGGATGCCTTTGGAAGCATCGGCGCTCCCTCCGCGTCTGCGTAGGGTGTAAGGGCCGGTACGCTTATGGAATTGAATGTCATTCCGTTCCCGGTAACCGGGTTGTTCTGGAAACCAGGCAGAGTGATATCCACTACAAAACCGGAGGCGGTACATTCCACCACTTCCAGATTGGCGTGATCAAGGTCGGATATGCCGAAGTCAACCCAATCAGCAACAACCATGGGAACCAGCGCCAGCAAAACAAAGATTGTTTTCATAGCTATCCTTTATTGTAAGAGTTTAATTCACTCTGATGAGTATACTTTAAGGTTGAAATAAGGTAAAGCAAAGGCTTCGTCCGGTTTGAAATCAAGATTCTTATTACCCAGTCGAACATGAGCCTGTAGTTGTGCAGAAAATCAATATAGAGAATTCCGGAATAACCGCTTCCGTTCCAACCGGCGGATGGACCCCTGTTTCCGGTGGCATTGAAACCATTGTATGCGAGCGTAACACTACCGTCGAGTTTTCTGGCACGGATAGAACCTGACCTCTCATCTTTGCCGGTGCTGAATAAACTGCCATATGCCCGGTTCACACCACTGTTGGCGCTGTGCTTTCACAAGGAACTTGGTTAGATTTTCGCAGGGAATACGTGAGAAATGTGATATAATTATTCATTATGAAAGTCTTATGGAAGACAAACGAATCCGCAATCTTAACAGTTTTTTCAGACATGTTTTCGGATGCAAAGTCAAAAAGGTAATCCTGTGGGGAGGCTTTACATGCCCGAACAGGGATGGGACCTTCAGCAGTATGGGATGTACCTTCTGCAATCCCCTTTCAAGCCGTCCTGAGACTTTTGAAGAGGGTAAGTCCATCGCGCAGCAGATGGAGGACGGCTGCAGATACATTGCCAGAAGGTATGGAGTGCAATGCTTTCTTCCCTATTTTCAGGACTATACGGCAACTTATGGGGACCCTGTCGAGTTGGATGCCCTCTATTCAGAGGCGATATCACATCCGGGAGTGGTGGGTCTTTCATTATGCACACGTCCGGACTGCCTTGAGGAACCAATGCTTGATTATATCGAGGATCTGTCCGGGCGGATATTCCTCTGGGTGGAGCTGGGTGTACAGACCTCTGACGACAGAATTCTGGAAAGCATGAACAGATGCCATACTTCCCGTGAAACCATGAATGCTTTCAGAGCCCTGCACTCCAGAAAGATATTCTCCTCCGCTCACATGATAATTGGTTATCCCGGTTCCAGCGTAGAAACCGTTCTGGCTGATGCCGAGTTCATAAGGAAGACCCGTACAGATGGAGTCAAGCTTCAGAATCTTCATGTAATCAAGAATACTCTCATTGCGGATCAATTCGCTTCAGGTGAATTCGAACTACTGACAATGGAGGAATATGTTGATCTGGTAATACTTTTCCTTGAACACACTGAACCAAGAGTAGTAATACTCAGACTCACCGGAGAGGCTCCGGAAGAGCTGACCGTCGCCCCCGAATGGTCTCTTTATAAAATGATCGTCCTGAACAGAATCCACGAAGAGATGCAACGAAGGGACACATGGCAGGGAAAAGCTCTGGGATTCAATAGATCATCCGTTGAAAGTCCACCGGATAATATCCGTGACCACTGGAGACCGGACTGAAGTATTGCAGGATCACCTCCCCTTTCATAGATTAAACTCTCCGAATTCTAAAGATTTGACTGAACCGGATGTTTATTCCGGAACTACCCGTTAACTGGGGGTCCTGATGATTGAACGCACATCCATTAAATGCATTCTCGATGGAGAATGCAAAGAGGAAAAAGTAACCGTATACGGCTGGGTCCGAACTGCAAGATCAGCTAAGAACGTTGCATTCGCATCCATAACAGACGGTTCAGTTACTTCCCCCCTGCAGGTCGTATTCGACCGTGAGCAATTCAACGACATCTCAGGGCTGGCCACCGGAGCCTGCATAAGAGTTACAGGGAGAATCGTCAAATCACAGGGTGCTGAACAATCCCGGGAAATCAGTGCGGATGAACTGGAAATTGTCGGCCCGGCAGGAGACGATTATCCTCTTCAGAAGAAAAGGCATTCCATCGAATTCCTAAGATCATTGCCACACTTGAGGGCCAGAACAAATACCTTTGGCGCAGTATTCCGTATGAGCCACCACCTTAGTCTCGCAATCCACAGGTTCTTCGATGAAAACGGTTTCTTCTTTATCCATGCGCCGCTTATAACCACAAGCGATGCCGAGGGGGCCGGAGAAGCCTTCCAGGTTACCTCTATGCCGCTTGACAGCATTACACTGAAGAACGGTAATGTTGATTATTCGACGGATTATTTTAAGAGACAGGCTTTTCTTACTGTAAGCGCACAGCTTGAGGCCGAACCTCTTGCCCTGGCAATGGGGAAAGTATATACTTTCGGCCCTACTTTCAGGGCTGATCCATCCGATACACGGTTTCATACGGCGGAATTCTGGATGATCGAACCGGAGATGGCATTCTTCGACCTAGACGATGATGTTTTTCTGATAGAGGATTTCATCAAGTATACAGCCCGTTATCTTCGCGCAAAGTGTTCCGAAGATATCTCCTTCTTCAGTAAATTTTACGAAAAGGAACTCAAGGAACGATATAGAATGCTTATTGAAAGTGATTTCGCGCGGATTACATACACCGATGCATTCGAACTCCTTAAGAAGAACAGCAGCAGTTTCGAAGTCGTACCCGAATGGGGATGTGATATATCCACTGAATACGAAAGATTTCTTACCGATGAGTACTTCGGATGCCCTGTTTTTGTAACCGATTATCCGGCAATCATAAAACCTTTCTACATGCGGCTAAACGATGATGGGAAAACAGTAGCTTGTACTGATCTTCTGTTCCCACAGGTCGGTGAAATTGTCGGTGGCAGCCAGAGAGAGGAAAGGCTGGATGTGCTGAGCACGAGAGCAAGGGAGTGCGGTATTGACCTTGATGATTACTCATGGTACTTCGATATAAGAAAATGGGGGTCTGCGCCCCATGCAGGGTTCGGACTGGGGTTTGAAAGGCTGCTGATGTATCTCACCGGGATGGAGAACATACGTGATGTAATTCCATTTCCAAGATCAAAAGGAAAGATGATATAATAATCGGAACATTGTTTATCTATATAGAACAGGACGGAGCAAAATGAGCAAGAAAATGATCACTATTGACGGTAACGAAGCGACTGCCCGTATGGGGCACAAGCTGAGTGAAGTGATAGCTATCTACCCGATCACGCCCTCCAGTGGCATGGGTGAATACGCAGACGCGTGGTCATCCCAGGGGGAAACGAATATCCTGGGAACGATTCCACTGGTTCAGGAGATGCAGAGCGAAGGTGGCGCTTCCGCGGCTGTACACGGAGCACTTCAGACCGGCGCGCTCACGACAACCTTTACAGCGTCGCAGGGCCTTCTACTGATGATACCTTCGATGTACAAGATAGCGGCTGAACTTACACCTGCCGTATTTCATGTTTCTGCAAGAAGTCTTGCATGCCAGGCATTGTCAATATTCGGGGATCACAGTGACACCATGGGAGTCAGGCAGACGGGTTTCGCCCTTCTCGCAAGCGCCTCAGTTCAGGAAGCAATGGATCTGGCAGTGATAGCTCATGCATCAACACTAAAATCAAGGATACCCTTCATTCATTTCTTCGATGGCTTCAGAACAAGTCATGAGATCCAGAAGATAGAAATGGTGCAGGACGATGTTCTTAAAAGCATGATCGATAAAGAACTTGTTATCGCGGTGAGGAACAGATGCCTCGATCCGAACAATCCAGTATTAAGGGGTACCAGCCAGAACCCTGACGTTTACTTCCAGGGCAGAGAAACTGTCAATCCATATTACCTTGCTACCCCGGGAATAGTACAGGATTACATGGACAGGTACGCTGAGCTTACAGGAAGACACTATCATCTTTTCGATTATGTGGGCGCACCGGATGCGGATACAGTAGTAATGCAGATGGCTTCAGGCTGCGAGACAGCACATGAAACCGTTGAATATCTGTGTAGCAGGGGTGAAAAGGTTGGACTTATCAAGGTTCGCCTGTACAGACCATTTCATAAGGAAGCACTTCTCAACGCCATACCTGATACTGTCAGGAACATCGCAGTTCTTGACAGAACCAAGGAATCCGGCGCCCCGGGAGAGCCTCTGTATCTTGATGTTGTTACCACGCTGGCGGAGAACGGCAGAAACGATATCAGAGTCATCGGAGGCCGATATGGATTGTCCAGCAAGGAGTACAGTCCATCCAGAGTTAAAGCTGTGCTTGACGAGGTCAGGAAGCCGCAGCCCAAGAATCATTTCACAGTCGGTATCAACGATGATGTAACAAACACATCGATTGATGTTGATTCTGAATTCGAGCTTGAGCTTCCCAATACAATCCAGGCAGTGTTCATCGGTCTGGGTTCGGATGGAACAGTGGGAGCCAACAAGAACAGCATCAAGATAATCGGAGAGGAAACGGATAACTACGCGCAGGGCTACTTTGTCTACGACTCCAAGAAGGCAGGCTCCAGAACTGTCAGCCATCTCAGGTTCGGTCCCGAACCAATCAGGCAAACCTGTCTTATTTCCGCGGCCAATTTTGTAGGCTGCCACCAGATCATTTTCCTTGAGAAGTACGATGTACTTGGATACGCCGCAAAGGGTGCTACTTTCCTTCTGAATTCTCCATACAGCAAAAACGAGACATGGAACATGCTTCCAAGGTCGGTACAGGAAGCCATGATCGAGAAGGAAATCAAATTCTACGTCATCAACGCCTACGATGTCGCAAAGGATACGGGCATGGGCGCAAGGATAAACACTATCATGCAGACATGCTTCTTTGCGATTTCGGGTGTGCTTCCAAGAGACGAAGCAATTCAGAAGATTAAGGATGCCATCAAGAAAACTTACGGTAGAAAAGGCGATGAAATCGTCCAGAAGAACTACAATGCCGTTGATCAGACACTGGCCAATCTCTTCGAAGTGAACTATCCGGATAAGGTCACAAGCACTATAGTAATGCCTCCTACCGTACCGGAAGAAGCTCCGGAGTTCGTACAACGTGTTACCGCAAAGATTATCAGGATGGACGGTGACGATGTTCCCGTTTCCGATATGCCCGCCGATGGAAGCTGGCCAACGGGAACAACTCAATGGGAAAAACGGAATGTCGCCCTTGAAATCCCCGTGTGGGATTCTGAAACGTGCATTCAATGCGGATTCTGCAGCCTGGTCTGCCCTCATGCTGCCATCAGAATGAAGATTTATGATAGTAGTCTTCTTGAGAATGCACATGAGACTTTCAAGTCCACCGACGCAAAAGGCCGTAAGTTCGAAGGAATGAAATTCACCATTCAGGTAGCCCCTGAGGATTGCACGGGATGCGGAACATGCGTTCATATATGTCCCGCCAAGAGTAAGACGAATCCAGATGAGAAAGCCATCAACATGGCGAATCAGCTACCGCTTAGAATACCGGAGCGGGAAAACTACAAATTCTTCCTGGATCTTCCAGACTTCGACCGCAACGAACTGAATCCTTCAATAGTCAAGGAATCACAGCTTCTTCAGCCACTGTTTGAATACTCCGGCGCCTGCGCTGGATGTGGCGAAACCGCATATGTGAAGCTCCTCACCCAGATGTATGGAGACAGGGCAGTAATCGCCAACGCCACAGGATGCAGCTCCATTTACGGCGGAAACCTGCCTACCACTCCTTACTCCAAAAACCATGACAATAGAGGTCCCGCCTGGAACAACAGCCTGTTCGAGGATGCGGCGGAATTCGGTTACGGGTTCAGGCTGACAGCCGATAAGCATACTCAGATAGCCAGAGAACTCCTCAAAAAGCTGGCTTCACACGTGGGTGAAAACCTTGCGGACGCTATCCTGAATGCAGAGCAGAATACAGAGAAGGACATCTCTGATCAGAGGGAAAGGGTTGCGGAGCTTCGGATAGCTCTATCGAAGATTGATTCAATAGATGCAAGGATGCTGGAAAGCGTAGTCGATTACTTCGTACACAGGAGTGTCTGGACGATAGGAGGAGATGGTTGGGCATACGATATCGGTTACGGCGGTCTTGATCATGTTCTCGCTCAGGGCAGGGATATGAACATCCTGGTTCTGGATACCGGCGTTTACTCGAATACCGGAGGACAGTGCTCCAAGGCTACACCTCTGGCTGCAGTCGCCAAATTCGCTGATTCAGGCAAACCACAGCCCAAGAAGGATCTGGCCATGCTCTGCATCGGCTATGGTAATATCTACGTTGCCCAGGTGGCACTGGGAGCGAACTACAATCAGACCGTTAAAGCCTTTACGGAAGCGGAAAGCTATAAGGGATCAAGTATCATAATAGCTTATACGCATTGTATCGCGCATGGAATTGACATGACCTGCGGCCTTGATGAACAGAAGAACGCTGTTGATTCCGGCTTCTGGCCTCTTCTCAGGTTTGATCCCAGGAAAATTGATATCGATGGAAAACCTTTGACGCTTGATAGTAAAGATCCGTCGATCACTTTCAAGGATTTCGCGTATAATGAAGCCCGTTTCAAGAGCCTGACGAAAACAAAGCCTGAACATGCTGCAATGCTTCTGAAGAAAGCACAGACAGAGGTTAGCCGCAGATGGAATGTCTACAAACAGATGGCTGAAATGAGCTGGAAATAGTAAACTTGTAATAAGGTAACACGAAATTCGAAATAACCCCGGCCTTGTAAAGCGATACCGCTTCCAAGGTCGGACTTACTTATCTTACTTATTTTGACCGTTTAATACTTTTCATCAGAATAATGGATGATGGGTCTAATCGTTCATTTAGAAACCGACTTACAGATGGTTCTGATATCCCTAAATATCTTGCAGCATCTGCCTGCTGAAGCCCATATACGTTAATTAGTATTTTGGCGAGTATGCGTCTGACTCTTGTGGCAGTTCTTGTCCCGCCAGACTTTCTAAGAGTATCAATTGAAACACCAGATATCTCTGAGGCGGTTAGGATAACTTCCTCGATTTCCTTATGCTCATGACTCCTATTTCTTATTTTCATCTTTCTTACACCATATAGTGCTCTGTAAACCGTTTTTGCATATTCTTTTGAACCAGCGATTCTTGCTGAGCGTGGTGGGATAGTAATCCTATCATTCCCAACTTCATAACGTATGTGCCATTACTTAGGGCTGATTTGTTACAATGAGATCCATCAGAAAGGAAATTCATATAGTTTGCTATCCATGATTGATTTCCACCTGAAAACTCCGATTCAAGTAGTTCTGTATCCTGCCATGGGTAGTTGCATACACCTGATATATGTACATGCCCACTGGAAATGTACTCATCCAAATTAACTAATTTCTTAATAATACCTGCTCTCAATGGATTTAGATGTATATACCTCACCAGTTCCAGAAGGTATGCCTCTTTTTCAACAAGTATAGATTTGAATCTGCTTTGAAAGACATGTCCCTGTCTCTCTGATCTTTTATTGTAATACATTGCGAATCCGGTTAGCAATATCTGCATACACTTTGAGAGACTGCTTTTACGTGGTTCTGCCAAGAGATGAAAGTGATTACTCATAAGTACCCAGGCATGGATTTTCAGATGTTCTTTTTCAACTAGTTTTTCTAACCTGCAAATGAAA
It encodes:
- the asnS gene encoding asparagine--tRNA ligase; translated protein: MIERTSIKCILDGECKEEKVTVYGWVRTARSAKNVAFASITDGSVTSPLQVVFDREQFNDISGLATGACIRVTGRIVKSQGAEQSREISADELEIVGPAGDDYPLQKKRHSIEFLRSLPHLRARTNTFGAVFRMSHHLSLAIHRFFDENGFFFIHAPLITTSDAEGAGEAFQVTSMPLDSITLKNGNVDYSTDYFKRQAFLTVSAQLEAEPLALAMGKVYTFGPTFRADPSDTRFHTAEFWMIEPEMAFFDLDDDVFLIEDFIKYTARYLRAKCSEDISFFSKFYEKELKERYRMLIESDFARITYTDAFELLKKNSSSFEVVPEWGCDISTEYERFLTDEYFGCPVFVTDYPAIIKPFYMRLNDDGKTVACTDLLFPQVGEIVGGSQREERLDVLSTRARECGIDLDDYSWYFDIRKWGSAPHAGFGLGFERLLMYLTGMENIRDVIPFPRSKGKMI
- the nifJ gene encoding pyruvate:ferredoxin (flavodoxin) oxidoreductase; the encoded protein is MSKKMITIDGNEATARMGHKLSEVIAIYPITPSSGMGEYADAWSSQGETNILGTIPLVQEMQSEGGASAAVHGALQTGALTTTFTASQGLLLMIPSMYKIAAELTPAVFHVSARSLACQALSIFGDHSDTMGVRQTGFALLASASVQEAMDLAVIAHASTLKSRIPFIHFFDGFRTSHEIQKIEMVQDDVLKSMIDKELVIAVRNRCLDPNNPVLRGTSQNPDVYFQGRETVNPYYLATPGIVQDYMDRYAELTGRHYHLFDYVGAPDADTVVMQMASGCETAHETVEYLCSRGEKVGLIKVRLYRPFHKEALLNAIPDTVRNIAVLDRTKESGAPGEPLYLDVVTTLAENGRNDIRVIGGRYGLSSKEYSPSRVKAVLDEVRKPQPKNHFTVGINDDVTNTSIDVDSEFELELPNTIQAVFIGLGSDGTVGANKNSIKIIGEETDNYAQGYFVYDSKKAGSRTVSHLRFGPEPIRQTCLISAANFVGCHQIIFLEKYDVLGYAAKGATFLLNSPYSKNETWNMLPRSVQEAMIEKEIKFYVINAYDVAKDTGMGARINTIMQTCFFAISGVLPRDEAIQKIKDAIKKTYGRKGDEIVQKNYNAVDQTLANLFEVNYPDKVTSTIVMPPTVPEEAPEFVQRVTAKIIRMDGDDVPVSDMPADGSWPTGTTQWEKRNVALEIPVWDSETCIQCGFCSLVCPHAAIRMKIYDSSLLENAHETFKSTDAKGRKFEGMKFTIQVAPEDCTGCGTCVHICPAKSKTNPDEKAINMANQLPLRIPERENYKFFLDLPDFDRNELNPSIVKESQLLQPLFEYSGACAGCGETAYVKLLTQMYGDRAVIANATGCSSIYGGNLPTTPYSKNHDNRGPAWNNSLFEDAAEFGYGFRLTADKHTQIARELLKKLASHVGENLADAILNAEQNTEKDISDQRERVAELRIALSKIDSIDARMLESVVDYFVHRSVWTIGGDGWAYDIGYGGLDHVLAQGRDMNILVLDTGVYSNTGGQCSKATPLAAVAKFADSGKPQPKKDLAMLCIGYGNIYVAQVALGANYNQTVKAFTEAESYKGSSIIIAYTHCIAHGIDMTCGLDEQKNAVDSGFWPLLRFDPRKIDIDGKPLTLDSKDPSITFKDFAYNEARFKSLTKTKPEHAAMLLKKAQTEVSRRWNVYKQMAEMSWK
- a CDS encoding TIGR01212 family radical SAM protein (This family includes YhcC from E. coli K-12, an uncharacterized radical SAM protein.) — translated: MEDKRIRNLNSFFRHVFGCKVKKVILWGGFTCPNRDGTFSSMGCTFCNPLSSRPETFEEGKSIAQQMEDGCRYIARRYGVQCFLPYFQDYTATYGDPVELDALYSEAISHPGVVGLSLCTRPDCLEEPMLDYIEDLSGRIFLWVELGVQTSDDRILESMNRCHTSRETMNAFRALHSRKIFSSAHMIIGYPGSSVETVLADAEFIRKTRTDGVKLQNLHVIKNTLIADQFASGEFELLTMEEYVDLVILFLEHTEPRVVILRLTGEAPEELTVAPEWSLYKMIVLNRIHEEMQRRDTWQGKALGFNRSSVESPPDNIRDHWRPD
- a CDS encoding transposase yields the protein MKTTFRIDEPGSFHHVISRAVDGRDIFSLPENQKDFICRLEKLVEKEHLKIHAWVLMSNHFHLLAEPRKSSLSKCMQILLTGFAMYYNKRSERQGHVFQSRFKSILVEKEAYLLELVRYIHLNPLRAGIIKKLVNLDEYISSGHVHISGVCNYPWQDTELLESEFSGGNQSWIANYMNFLSDGSHCNKSALSNGTYVMKLGMIGLLSHHAQQESLVQKNMQKRFTEHYMV